Proteins encoded in a region of the Benincasa hispida cultivar B227 chromosome 2, ASM972705v1, whole genome shotgun sequence genome:
- the LOC120071986 gene encoding nicotianamine synthase-like: MAALQIHGTKTEISTEFLVDRIIDLHESISKLETLKPCKKVNNLFTNLVNLCILPCSIDVSTLPPNLQAIRESLIVLCGQAEGLLELEFSTLLSKIPKPLNNLTLFPYYQNYIKLANLENKILNDNGIFNPKKVAFVGSGPLPLTSIIMAMQHMKGTYFDNYDIDSVANDVAGKIVGSDTELEGRMKFWTRDIVEVKEELGGYDCVFLAALVGMKKEDKVKIIRHLRKYMKEGGILVVRSAKGGRAFLYPVVEVGDLVGFEILSVFHPTDDVVNSVILARKPMIM; this comes from the coding sequence ATGGCAGCCCTCCAAATCCATGGCACCAAAACTGAAATCTCCACGGAGTTTCTAGTAGATCGAATCATCGATCTTCACGAAAGCATCTCGAAACTGGAAACCTTGAAACCATGCAAGAAAGTGAACAACCTCTTTACAAACCTAGTGAACTTGTGCATTTTGCCTTGTTCAATAGATGTCTCAACATTGCCACCAAATTTACAAGCCATTCGTGAGAGCCTCATAGTTCTCTGTGGCCAAGCTGAGGGCTTACTCGAATTAGAATTCTCAACTTTGCTAAGCAAAATCCCAAAACCTCTAAACAATCTCACTCTATTTCCATATTACCAAAACTACATCAAATTAGCCAACCTTGAGAACAAGATTTTGAATGACAATGGAATTTTCAATCCAAAGAAGGTAGCTTTTGTTGGGTCAGGTCCTTTGCCTCTAACTTCAATTATTATGGCCATGCAGCACATGAAGGGTACGTATTTCGATAACTACGACATCGACAGCGTGGCAAATGACGTGGCAGGAAAGATCGTGGGGTCGGACACTGAGCTGGAAGGAAGAATGAAGTTTTGGACGAGGGATATTGTTGAGGTAAAAGAAGAGCTTGGGggatatgattgtgtgtttTTGGCGGCTCTTGTGGGGATGAAGAAGGAAGATAAAGTGAAGATTATAAGGCATTTAAGAAAGTATATGAAAGAAGGTGGGATTTTGGTAGTGCGAAGTGCTAAAGGAGGTAGAGCATTTTTGTATCCTGTGGTTGAAGTTGGAGATTTGGTTGGCTTTGAGATTCTCTCTGTTTTTCATCCCACTGATGATGTTGTTAATTCCGTTATCTTAGCTCGGAAGCCTATGATTATGTGA